In one Arachis duranensis cultivar V14167 chromosome 9, aradu.V14167.gnm2.J7QH, whole genome shotgun sequence genomic region, the following are encoded:
- the LOC107466471 gene encoding uncharacterized protein LOC107466471, translating into MAEVNERMRNENQRMQQQIEQLVNTRIEHNNDRNERHTDDERRTHVSETPRDDEGGGPRDNENTAEGEGDELDNSTRPFTADIMNFQLPRQFSLPTTLTLYDGLGDQKQHIKKFQSLIVNGASDPILCRCFPSFLDGPALDWFCSLPADSISRFQELAKQFEDYFAASTIYLHDSDYLTTVKQGPQESLKDYITRFTKIAIRIPDLHPEVHLHAIKSGLRPRKFQEAIAARKAEKSATTKDDEKPRENRKSFKPTPRYESYTQFNAKRDDIIKEILNSKLIKPPRKAGSYPEPKNVDKSKYCTFHQKYGHTIDECVIAKDLLERLARQGHLDKFIAGHMQKRSIPTTDPSPVGTSSKDKEKVPAQPRGIINCISGGYAGGGHTSSARKCTYRAMMALGDTTNNPQLAQKIPEMTFFLTDFSCNDANLDDPVVISIQLGDLIVRKVLLDPGSNADVLFFATFEKIKLSTNILQPSVGDLVGFSGEWVPVMGSVWLQTTLGEQPLSRTQDIQYIVVDCFSPYNLILGRPFLNRFAVIVSTVHLCVKFPVQDDMVATVHGDLQEARHCYNTSLKPIKRNNERRVNSIGAEQPMLTELDLRADLHDRPLPNEELTKLTLTDDPTKFSFVGTSVKNEKKEKLIHFLR; encoded by the exons ATGGCCGAGGTAAATGAGCGTATGAGGAATGAAAATCAAAGGATGCAGCAACAAATCGAGCAATTAGTCAACACTCGCATCGAGCATAATAACGATCGTAATGAGCGGCACACTGATGATGAGCGCCGTACACATGTCTCGGAGACACCCCGAGATGATGAAGGCGGGGGTCCTCGGGATAACGAAAATACAGCCGAGGGTGAGGGGGACGAGCTTGACAATTCTACAAGACCGTTCACAGCAGACATCATGAATTTCCAACTGCCTAGACAATTTTCTTTACCGACAACGTTAACTCTGTATGATGGATTAGGAGATCAAAAACAACACATCAAGAAATTCCAATCATTGATCGTCAACGGTGCATCTGACCCTATTCTATGTCGTTGTTTTCCATCCTTTTTAGATGGTCCTGCACTTGACTGGTTTTGCTCCTTGCCTGCAGATTCTATTTCGCGATTTCAGGAGCTGGCAAAACAATTCGAGGATTACTTTGCGGCGTCTACCATATACTTGCACGATTCTGACTATTTGACGACCGTTAAACAAGGTCCTCAAGAAAGTCTGAAAGACTACATTACCCGCTTTACGAAGATAGCCATAAGGATCCCTGATCTCCACCCTGAAGTCCACTTGCATGCCATCAAGAGCGGCCTTCGCCCCAGAAAATTTCAGGAAGCTATCGCG GCCCGAAAGGCTGAAAAGTCGGCAACCACCAAGGACGACGAAAAACCTCGGGAAAATAGAAAGAGCTTTAAGCCTACGCCCCGCTACGAGTCATACACGCAGTTTAATGCGAAGAGGGACGATATTATCAAGGAAATACTAAATTCCAAGTTGATCAAACCCCCTCGAAAGGCCGGAAGTTATCCAGAACCAAAGAATGTTGACAAATCTAAGTATTGCACGTTTCATCAGAAGTATGGTCACACAATCGATGAATGTGTGATCGCAAAAGATCTTCTTGAACGTTTGGCAAGGCAAGGGCATCTTGATAAATTTATTGCAGGTCATATGCAGAAGAGATCCATCCCTACGACAGATCCATCCCCTGTAGGAACCTCATCAAAAGACAAGGAGAAGGTCCCCGCCCAACCCAGAGGCATAATTAACTGTATTTCAGGGGGCTATGCTGGAGGTGGACATACAAGTTCGGCTAGGAAGTGCACGTACAGAGCTATGATGGCCCTTGGGGATACCACCAACAATCCTCAGCTAGCACAGAAGATTCCCGAGATGACGTTTTTCCTGACCGATTTTAGTTGCAATGATGCAAATTTGGATGACCCTGTTGTCATCTCCATCCAGCTGGGCGACTTAATAGTTCGGAAAGTGCTGCTGGATCCAGGCAGCAACGCCGATGTCTTATTTTTTGCcacatttgaaaaaataaaactaagtaCTAACATTTTGCAACCATCTGTAGGAGACTTGGTCGGCTTTTCAGGAGAATGGGTTCCGGTCATGGGTTCAGTATGGTTACAAACCACACTAGGTGAGCAACCATTATCCAGAACGCAGGATATCCAATACATTGTGGTTGACTGTTTCAGTCCTTATAATCTTATTTTAGGGCGACCTTTCTTAAATAGATTTGCTGTAATTGTATCTACAGTTCATCTTTGTGTCAAGTTTCCTGTGCAGGATGATATGGTGGCCACAGTTCATGGTGACTTACAAGAAGCTCGGCACTGTTATAACACAAGCTTGAAACCTATCAAGAGAAACAACGAGCGGCGTGTAAACTCCATAGGGGCCGAGCAACCAATGCTAACCGAGCTGGATCTCAGAGCCGACCTTCATGATCGTCCTTTACCCAATGAAGAGCTAACAAAGCTTACGTTAACTGATGATCCCACCAAATTTAGTTTTGTAGGAACGTCcgtgaaaaatgagaaaaaggaaaagcttATTCATTTTTTGCGATAG
- the LOC107466568 gene encoding subtilisin-like protease SBT3 translates to MEHQKLILLMTVPWLLLFAAQSSKTYIVHMDKSLMPQVYASHSDWYESTIRYSIKLSSISDHLTTNSNNNNNLVYTYDEAMHGFSAVLSLDELEAIKNTHGFVAAYPDRFVTVDTTHTFEYLSLDPSYGLWKASNLGDGAIVGVIDSGVWPESESFKDDGMTKNIPSKWRGTCELGQDFNASNCNLKLIGARYFNKGVIAANPNITISMNSARDTMGHGTHTSSTVGGNYVGGASFFGYAEGVARGIAPRARLAMYKVLWNEGRLASDVLAGMDQAISDGVDIISISMGFDNVTLYEDPIAIASFAAMEKGILVSSSAGNAGPDLGTLHNGIPWLLTVAAGTIDRTFGSLELGNGITVIGWTLFPANAVVYDFNLVYNRTISSCDSAQKLSQMDTEYVIVICDNLKSVSVIDQLRATTKASVGGAIFISEDPVLIELVSFSVPSIVINPKDALHIIKYAERDPMATASIKFQQTFVGTKPAPAAAIYTSRGPSPSYPGVLKPDVMAPGSRVLAAFIPNAAAARIGENVYLPSAYNILSGTSMACPHASGVAALLKAAHPEWSPAAIRSAVVTTANPLDNTKHPIGDNGNLGQDASPLVMGAGQIDPNKALDPGLVYDASPQDYVNLLCAMGYTHKQILTITRSKSYTCANPSLDLNYPSFIALYNKKLRTMVKKFRRTVTNVGDLGEATYKAVVTHPRGSVVTVSPMTLIFGHKNENQSYVVTISYTRNKKENVSFGELIWVEEGGGAHRVRSPIVVAPSGIV, encoded by the exons ATGGAGCATCAGAAATTGATTTTACTTATGACTGTTCCATGGCTTCTTCTATTCGCTGCTCAAAGCTCCAAAACATACATAGTTCACATGGACAAGTCCCTAATGCCTCAGGTCTATGCTAGTCACAGTGATTGGTATGAGTCAACCATTCGTTATTCCATAAAGCTATCATCAATTTCTGATCATTTGACAAccaatagtaataataataataatttggttTACACCTATGATGAAGCCATGCATGGATTCAGTGCAGTGCTATCTTTAGATGAACTTGAGGCAATAAAGAACACTCATGGCTTCGTGGCGGCTTATCCGGATAGGTTTGTCACCGTAGACACAACTCACACTTTTGAGTATCTCTCCCTTGACCCATCCTATGGCCTTTGGAAAGCTTCCAATCTCGGCGACGGCGCCATTGTCGGCGTGATTGACTCCGGCGTCTGGCCGGAGAGCGAGAGCTTCAAAGACGATGGAATGACCAAAAACATCCCATCCAAATGGAGAGGAACATGCGAGCTAGGACAAGATTTCAACGCCTCAAATTGCAATTTAAAGCTTATCGGAGCCAG GTACTTCAACAAGGGTGTGATCGCTGCGAATCCTAACATCACAATTTCAATGAACTCGGCCCGAGACACAATGGGGCATGGCACCCACACGTCATCCACCGTCGGAGGGAACTACGTCGGTGGCGCCTCTTTCTTCGGTTATGCAGAAGGGGTGGCAAGAGGCATTGCGCCGCGGGCGAGGCTGGCCATGTACAAGGTCCTTTGGAATGAGGGCCGACTGGCGTCGGACGTTTTGGCCGGCATGGACCAAGCAATTTCTGATGGTGTCGATATAATTTCCATCTCCATGGGCTTTGACAATGTCACTCTCTACGAGGACCCCATCGCCATAGCTTCCTTTGCTGCAATGGAGAAAGGGATTCTTGTTTCTTCGTCCGCGGGAAACGCCGGCCCGGACCTCGGCACTTTGCACAACGGAATTCCTTGGCTCCTCACCGTCGCCGCCGGCACCATAGACCGAACGTTTGGAAGCTTGGAACTGGGAAATGGCATAACCGTAATTGGTTGGACTCTGTTCCCAGCAAATGCAGTTGTCTATGACTTCAATCTTGTTTATAACAGAACAATATCTTCATGCGATTCAGCCCAGAAGTTGTCACAAATGGACACAGAATATGTCATTGTTATCTGTGATAACTTAAAATCTGTGTCCGTCATAGACCAACTAAGGGCCACCACTAAAGCCAGTGTTGGTGGCGCCATCTTTATTTCCGAGGATCCGGTACTAATAGAATTAGTATCCTTCTCGGTTCCGAGCATTGTGATCAACCCAAAGGATGCTCTACATATCATCAAGTATGCAGAAAGGGATCCTATGGCCACTGCCAGCATCAAATTCCAACAAACATTTGTTGGAACTAAGCCGGCACCAGCTGCTGCCATTTACACCTCAAGGGGCCCTTCTCCGAGCTACCCCGGAGTCTTGAAGCCTGATGTAATGGCGCCAGGGTCTCGAGTTCTGGCGGCTTTTATTCCTAATGCCGCAGCCGCTAGAATCGGGGAAAATGTGTACCTACCAAGTGCCTACAACATACTCTCAGGAACTTCAATGGCTTGTCCCCATGCTTCTGGAGTCGCGGCTTTACTTAAAGCCGCGCACCCTGAATGGAGCCCTGCGGCGATAAGGTCCGCCGTGGTGACAACCGCGAACCCATTGGACAACACTAAACATCCAATTGGGGACAATGGAAATCTAGGCCAAGATGCTTCACCTCTTGTAATGGGAGCAGGTCAAATTGATCCCAATAAAGCTCTTGATCCAGGTTTGGTATATGATGCGTCTCCACAAGACTATGTTAATCTTCTTTGTGCAATGGGATATACACATAAGCAAATCTTGACCATTACAAGATCAAAATCCTATACTTGTGCTAACCCATCTTTGGATCTTAACTACCCTTCATTTATAGCAttgtataacaaaaaattaaggaCAATGGTGAAGAAATTTAGGAGGACGGTGACCAATGTCGGTGATCTTGGTGAGGCTACCTATAAAGCTGTTGTGACACATCCTAGGGGTTCTGTTGTTACAGTGTCACCTATGACACTAATATTTGGTCACAAGAATGAGAATCAAAGCTACGTTGTTACAATAAGTTACACGAGgaacaagaaggaaaatgtGTCGTTTGGAGAGCTTATTTGGGTGGAAGAGGGTGGTGGTGCACATAGGGTTAGGAGCCCCATTGTCGTGGCACCAAGTGGTATTGTTTAA